Proteins from one Acanthopagrus latus isolate v.2019 chromosome 18, fAcaLat1.1, whole genome shotgun sequence genomic window:
- the shtn3 gene encoding shootin-1 isoform X4, with protein sequence MVIEEVSVLQTQLEIEKSCRENAEALATKLNCENRKLKYLSMSSRPCLDELLPSISDCIALDADSDADTADGSPDNFAQYQQQVKELRDTVNTLLEEKKNFVCQIHEQQRRIEELTSQSEKDQAEMKELRETVTQQSKTIKRFNRVSTMAAQEYDGMKEQLDLEQSLRVKAETYAHEMLVKQKEANRQSMLLLQNAEPSVQLLKALEDVAAVTKTLEEERLQHQQKVESLETQLEQSCVKKQLEALQMQLELMELEKKEADVRLEKAEKKNVELENRVHELQVETQKNITMTTSTEPPPPEPGVAPPPAPPPQPPPPPPPPPPPPPPPPPSRCNPLSSLIAIMRKSSKGSKASVKAEQPPAAEGVDEVKSKAVNEMMERIKHGVVLRPVKSQESKRVAVKPPPICEEKQQESAMEELKGILETVKRSPSRGSQESGPSPPGKKDSELEVILRRRRNKAGEAGSGDERDGQMSHVSSSDSLNGRRTSSDSGKDPEGPGGLNVPSDSAGPRISLERRGSGPGPVVARRKSSDTGKEPRVGSWQERRSCSSLSEKETAESPVSNGCIISVVEADQNEKCVQSNGVEHAESAEDARAAICTSPVNGSTDAEC encoded by the exons ATGGTGATAGAGGAGGTGAGCGTCTTGCAGACTCAGCTGGAGATCGAGAAGTCGTGCCGGGAGAATGCAGAGGCCCTGGCCACaaag CTGAACTGTGAGAACAGGAAGTTGAAGTACCTGAGCATGTCGTCTCGTCCGTGTTTGGACGAGCTGCTGCCCAGCATCTCAGACTGCATCGCACTGGACGCTGACTCGGACGCAGACACGGCAGACGGAAGCCCCGACAACTTTGCACAGTACCAACAGCAGGTTAaag AGCTGAGGGACACCGTGAACACTTTattggaggagaagaagaattttGTCTGTCAGATTCATGAACAGCAGAGACGGATAGAAGAGCTGACTTCACAG TCGGAGAAAGATCAGGCCGAGATGAAGGAGCTTCGTGAAACTGTCACACAGCAAAGTAAAACCATCAAGAGATTCAACAGAG tgTCCACGATGGCAGCCCAGGAGTACGATGGGATGAAGGAGCAGCTCGACTTGGAGCAGAGCCTCAGAGTCAAAGCTGAGACTTACGCACATGAG ATGCTGGTGAAGCAGAAGGAGGCCAACAGACAGAGTAtgctcctgctgcagaatgCTGAGCCCAGCGTTCAGCTGCTGAAAGCTCTGGAGGACGTCGCTGCCGTCACCAAAACCCTGGAGGAGGAGCgtctgcagcatcagcagaag gtggaaAGCCTAGAGACCCAGCTGGAGCAGAGCTGTGtgaagaagcagctggaggCTCTGCAGATGCagctggagctgatggagctggagAAGAAGGAGGCAGACGTGCGACTggagaaggcagagaagaagaatgtagagctggagaacagag tccacgagctgcaggtggagaccCAGAAAAACATCACCATGACGACCAGCACGGAACCCCCTCCCCCTGAACCTGGGGTTGCGCCGCCTCCTGCCCCTCCCCCACAgccgcctcctccacctcctcctccccctccaccccctcccccacctcccccctcgAGATGCAACCCCCTCAG ctcTCTGATCGCCATCATGAGGAAATCTTCAAAAGGCTCTAAAGCCTCAGTGAAGGCGGAGCAGCCTCCAG CTGCTGAGGGTGTGGACGAAGTGAAGTCAAAGGCGGTGAATGAAATGATGGAAAGGATCAAACACGGCGTCGTCCTGCGGCCTGTTAAGAGTCAGGAGAGCAAG AGAGTAGCAGTAAAA cCTCCTCCAATCTGtgaggagaaacagcaggagagtgCCATGGAAGAGCTGAAAGGCATACtg GAGACGGTGAAGAGGAGCCCCAGCCGAGGATCTCAGGAGTCGGGGCCATCCCCACCTGGGAAGAAGGACAGCGAGCTGGAGGTGATCCTGAGACGCCGACGCAACAAAGCAGGGGAAGCTGGGTCTGGAG ATGAGCGGGACGGCCAGATGAGCCacgtctcctcctcagacagccTGAATGGGAGGCGCACCAGCAGCGACTCGGGCAAGGATCCAGAGGGGCCCGGTGGGCTGAACGTACCCTCCGATTCTGCTGGTCCCAGGATTAGCCTTGAGAGACGGGGGTCAGGACCGGGGCCCGTCGTGGCCAGGAGGAAGAGCTCAGACACCGGCAAAGAGCCCAGAGTGGGCTCCTGGCAGGAGAGGAGGTCCTGCAGCTCCCTGTCTGAGAAGGAGACGGCAGAGTCTCCGGTCAGCAACGGTTGCATCATCAG CGTGGTAGAGGCTGATCAGAATGAGAAGTGCGTCCAGTCAAACGGAGTGGAGCACGCCGAATCCGCTGAGGACGCACGCGCCGCCATCTGCACCAGCCCGGTCAATGGCAGCACTGACGCTGAGTGCTAG
- the shtn3 gene encoding shootin-1 isoform X3 encodes MTIVRVSQMVIEEVSVLQTQLEIEKSCRENAEALATKLNCENRKLKYLSMSSRPCLDELLPSISDCIALDADSDADTADGSPDNFAQYQQQVKELRDTVNTLLEEKKNFVCQIHEQQRRIEELTSQSEKDQAEMKELRETVTQQSKTIKRFNRVSTMAAQEYDGMKEQLDLEQSLRVKAETYAHEMLVKQKEANRQSMLLLQNAEPSVQLLKALEDVAAVTKTLEEERLQHQQKVESLETQLEQSCVKKQLEALQMQLELMELEKKEADVRLEKAEKKNVELENRVHELQVETQKNITMTTSTEPPPPEPGVAPPPAPPPQPPPPPPPPPPPPPPPPPSRCNPLSSLIAIMRKSSKGSKASVKAEQPPAAEGVDEVKSKAVNEMMERIKHGVVLRPVKSQESKRVAVKPPPICEEKQQESAMEELKGILETVKRSPSRGSQESGPSPPGKKDSELEVILRRRRNKAGEAGSGDERDGQMSHVSSSDSLNGRRTSSDSGKDPEGPGGLNVPSDSAGPRISLERRGSGPGPVVARRKSSDTGKEPRVGSWQERRSCSSLSEKETAESPVSNGCIISVVEADQNEKCVQSNGVEHAESAEDARAAICTSPVNGSTDAEC; translated from the exons TGTCTCAGATGGTGATAGAGGAGGTGAGCGTCTTGCAGACTCAGCTGGAGATCGAGAAGTCGTGCCGGGAGAATGCAGAGGCCCTGGCCACaaag CTGAACTGTGAGAACAGGAAGTTGAAGTACCTGAGCATGTCGTCTCGTCCGTGTTTGGACGAGCTGCTGCCCAGCATCTCAGACTGCATCGCACTGGACGCTGACTCGGACGCAGACACGGCAGACGGAAGCCCCGACAACTTTGCACAGTACCAACAGCAGGTTAaag AGCTGAGGGACACCGTGAACACTTTattggaggagaagaagaattttGTCTGTCAGATTCATGAACAGCAGAGACGGATAGAAGAGCTGACTTCACAG TCGGAGAAAGATCAGGCCGAGATGAAGGAGCTTCGTGAAACTGTCACACAGCAAAGTAAAACCATCAAGAGATTCAACAGAG tgTCCACGATGGCAGCCCAGGAGTACGATGGGATGAAGGAGCAGCTCGACTTGGAGCAGAGCCTCAGAGTCAAAGCTGAGACTTACGCACATGAG ATGCTGGTGAAGCAGAAGGAGGCCAACAGACAGAGTAtgctcctgctgcagaatgCTGAGCCCAGCGTTCAGCTGCTGAAAGCTCTGGAGGACGTCGCTGCCGTCACCAAAACCCTGGAGGAGGAGCgtctgcagcatcagcagaag gtggaaAGCCTAGAGACCCAGCTGGAGCAGAGCTGTGtgaagaagcagctggaggCTCTGCAGATGCagctggagctgatggagctggagAAGAAGGAGGCAGACGTGCGACTggagaaggcagagaagaagaatgtagagctggagaacagag tccacgagctgcaggtggagaccCAGAAAAACATCACCATGACGACCAGCACGGAACCCCCTCCCCCTGAACCTGGGGTTGCGCCGCCTCCTGCCCCTCCCCCACAgccgcctcctccacctcctcctccccctccaccccctcccccacctcccccctcgAGATGCAACCCCCTCAG ctcTCTGATCGCCATCATGAGGAAATCTTCAAAAGGCTCTAAAGCCTCAGTGAAGGCGGAGCAGCCTCCAG CTGCTGAGGGTGTGGACGAAGTGAAGTCAAAGGCGGTGAATGAAATGATGGAAAGGATCAAACACGGCGTCGTCCTGCGGCCTGTTAAGAGTCAGGAGAGCAAG AGAGTAGCAGTAAAA cCTCCTCCAATCTGtgaggagaaacagcaggagagtgCCATGGAAGAGCTGAAAGGCATACtg GAGACGGTGAAGAGGAGCCCCAGCCGAGGATCTCAGGAGTCGGGGCCATCCCCACCTGGGAAGAAGGACAGCGAGCTGGAGGTGATCCTGAGACGCCGACGCAACAAAGCAGGGGAAGCTGGGTCTGGAG ATGAGCGGGACGGCCAGATGAGCCacgtctcctcctcagacagccTGAATGGGAGGCGCACCAGCAGCGACTCGGGCAAGGATCCAGAGGGGCCCGGTGGGCTGAACGTACCCTCCGATTCTGCTGGTCCCAGGATTAGCCTTGAGAGACGGGGGTCAGGACCGGGGCCCGTCGTGGCCAGGAGGAAGAGCTCAGACACCGGCAAAGAGCCCAGAGTGGGCTCCTGGCAGGAGAGGAGGTCCTGCAGCTCCCTGTCTGAGAAGGAGACGGCAGAGTCTCCGGTCAGCAACGGTTGCATCATCAG CGTGGTAGAGGCTGATCAGAATGAGAAGTGCGTCCAGTCAAACGGAGTGGAGCACGCCGAATCCGCTGAGGACGCACGCGCCGCCATCTGCACCAGCCCGGTCAATGGCAGCACTGACGCTGAGTGCTAG
- the shtn3 gene encoding shootin-1 isoform X1 produces MLPCSASVQMEGCEGERDTHMQTECNRLTEERDEAERQLKHIKRVSQMVIEEVSVLQTQLEIEKSCRENAEALATKLNCENRKLKYLSMSSRPCLDELLPSISDCIALDADSDADTADGSPDNFAQYQQQVKELRDTVNTLLEEKKNFVCQIHEQQRRIEELTSQSEKDQAEMKELRETVTQQSKTIKRFNRVSTMAAQEYDGMKEQLDLEQSLRVKAETYAHEMLVKQKEANRQSMLLLQNAEPSVQLLKALEDVAAVTKTLEEERLQHQQKVESLETQLEQSCVKKQLEALQMQLELMELEKKEADVRLEKAEKKNVELENRVHELQVETQKNITMTTSTEPPPPEPGVAPPPAPPPQPPPPPPPPPPPPPPPPPSRCNPLSSLIAIMRKSSKGSKASVKAEQPPAAEGVDEVKSKAVNEMMERIKHGVVLRPVKSQESKRVAVKPPPICEEKQQESAMEELKGILETVKRSPSRGSQESGPSPPGKKDSELEVILRRRRNKAGEAGSGDERDGQMSHVSSSDSLNGRRTSSDSGKDPEGPGGLNVPSDSAGPRISLERRGSGPGPVVARRKSSDTGKEPRVGSWQERRSCSSLSEKETAESPVSNGCIISVVEADQNEKCVQSNGVEHAESAEDARAAICTSPVNGSTDAEC; encoded by the exons TGTCTCAGATGGTGATAGAGGAGGTGAGCGTCTTGCAGACTCAGCTGGAGATCGAGAAGTCGTGCCGGGAGAATGCAGAGGCCCTGGCCACaaag CTGAACTGTGAGAACAGGAAGTTGAAGTACCTGAGCATGTCGTCTCGTCCGTGTTTGGACGAGCTGCTGCCCAGCATCTCAGACTGCATCGCACTGGACGCTGACTCGGACGCAGACACGGCAGACGGAAGCCCCGACAACTTTGCACAGTACCAACAGCAGGTTAaag AGCTGAGGGACACCGTGAACACTTTattggaggagaagaagaattttGTCTGTCAGATTCATGAACAGCAGAGACGGATAGAAGAGCTGACTTCACAG TCGGAGAAAGATCAGGCCGAGATGAAGGAGCTTCGTGAAACTGTCACACAGCAAAGTAAAACCATCAAGAGATTCAACAGAG tgTCCACGATGGCAGCCCAGGAGTACGATGGGATGAAGGAGCAGCTCGACTTGGAGCAGAGCCTCAGAGTCAAAGCTGAGACTTACGCACATGAG ATGCTGGTGAAGCAGAAGGAGGCCAACAGACAGAGTAtgctcctgctgcagaatgCTGAGCCCAGCGTTCAGCTGCTGAAAGCTCTGGAGGACGTCGCTGCCGTCACCAAAACCCTGGAGGAGGAGCgtctgcagcatcagcagaag gtggaaAGCCTAGAGACCCAGCTGGAGCAGAGCTGTGtgaagaagcagctggaggCTCTGCAGATGCagctggagctgatggagctggagAAGAAGGAGGCAGACGTGCGACTggagaaggcagagaagaagaatgtagagctggagaacagag tccacgagctgcaggtggagaccCAGAAAAACATCACCATGACGACCAGCACGGAACCCCCTCCCCCTGAACCTGGGGTTGCGCCGCCTCCTGCCCCTCCCCCACAgccgcctcctccacctcctcctccccctccaccccctcccccacctcccccctcgAGATGCAACCCCCTCAG ctcTCTGATCGCCATCATGAGGAAATCTTCAAAAGGCTCTAAAGCCTCAGTGAAGGCGGAGCAGCCTCCAG CTGCTGAGGGTGTGGACGAAGTGAAGTCAAAGGCGGTGAATGAAATGATGGAAAGGATCAAACACGGCGTCGTCCTGCGGCCTGTTAAGAGTCAGGAGAGCAAG AGAGTAGCAGTAAAA cCTCCTCCAATCTGtgaggagaaacagcaggagagtgCCATGGAAGAGCTGAAAGGCATACtg GAGACGGTGAAGAGGAGCCCCAGCCGAGGATCTCAGGAGTCGGGGCCATCCCCACCTGGGAAGAAGGACAGCGAGCTGGAGGTGATCCTGAGACGCCGACGCAACAAAGCAGGGGAAGCTGGGTCTGGAG ATGAGCGGGACGGCCAGATGAGCCacgtctcctcctcagacagccTGAATGGGAGGCGCACCAGCAGCGACTCGGGCAAGGATCCAGAGGGGCCCGGTGGGCTGAACGTACCCTCCGATTCTGCTGGTCCCAGGATTAGCCTTGAGAGACGGGGGTCAGGACCGGGGCCCGTCGTGGCCAGGAGGAAGAGCTCAGACACCGGCAAAGAGCCCAGAGTGGGCTCCTGGCAGGAGAGGAGGTCCTGCAGCTCCCTGTCTGAGAAGGAGACGGCAGAGTCTCCGGTCAGCAACGGTTGCATCATCAG CGTGGTAGAGGCTGATCAGAATGAGAAGTGCGTCCAGTCAAACGGAGTGGAGCACGCCGAATCCGCTGAGGACGCACGCGCCGCCATCTGCACCAGCCCGGTCAATGGCAGCACTGACGCTGAGTGCTAG
- the shtn3 gene encoding shootin-1 isoform X2: MLPCSASVQMEGCEGERDTHMQTECNRLTEERDEAERQLKHIKRVSQMVIEEVSVLQTQLEIEKSCRENAEALATKLNCENRKLKYLSMSSRPCLDELLPSISDCIALDADSDADTADGSPDNFAQYQQQVKELRDTVNTLLEEKKNFVCQIHEQQRRIEELTSQSEKDQAEMKELRETVTQQSKTIKRFNRVSTMAAQEYDGMKEQLDLEQSLRVKAETYAHEMLVKQKEANRQSMLLLQNAEPSVQLLKALEDVAAVTKTLEEERLQHQQKVESLETQLEQSCVKKQLEALQMQLELMELEKKEADVRLEKAEKKNVELENRVHELQVETQKNITMTTSTEPPPPEPGVAPPPAPPPQPPPPPPPPPPPPPPPPPSRCNPLSSLIAIMRKSSKGSKASVKAEQPPAAEGVDEVKSKAVNEMMERIKHGVVLRPVKSQESKPPPICEEKQQESAMEELKGILETVKRSPSRGSQESGPSPPGKKDSELEVILRRRRNKAGEAGSGDERDGQMSHVSSSDSLNGRRTSSDSGKDPEGPGGLNVPSDSAGPRISLERRGSGPGPVVARRKSSDTGKEPRVGSWQERRSCSSLSEKETAESPVSNGCIISVVEADQNEKCVQSNGVEHAESAEDARAAICTSPVNGSTDAEC, encoded by the exons TGTCTCAGATGGTGATAGAGGAGGTGAGCGTCTTGCAGACTCAGCTGGAGATCGAGAAGTCGTGCCGGGAGAATGCAGAGGCCCTGGCCACaaag CTGAACTGTGAGAACAGGAAGTTGAAGTACCTGAGCATGTCGTCTCGTCCGTGTTTGGACGAGCTGCTGCCCAGCATCTCAGACTGCATCGCACTGGACGCTGACTCGGACGCAGACACGGCAGACGGAAGCCCCGACAACTTTGCACAGTACCAACAGCAGGTTAaag AGCTGAGGGACACCGTGAACACTTTattggaggagaagaagaattttGTCTGTCAGATTCATGAACAGCAGAGACGGATAGAAGAGCTGACTTCACAG TCGGAGAAAGATCAGGCCGAGATGAAGGAGCTTCGTGAAACTGTCACACAGCAAAGTAAAACCATCAAGAGATTCAACAGAG tgTCCACGATGGCAGCCCAGGAGTACGATGGGATGAAGGAGCAGCTCGACTTGGAGCAGAGCCTCAGAGTCAAAGCTGAGACTTACGCACATGAG ATGCTGGTGAAGCAGAAGGAGGCCAACAGACAGAGTAtgctcctgctgcagaatgCTGAGCCCAGCGTTCAGCTGCTGAAAGCTCTGGAGGACGTCGCTGCCGTCACCAAAACCCTGGAGGAGGAGCgtctgcagcatcagcagaag gtggaaAGCCTAGAGACCCAGCTGGAGCAGAGCTGTGtgaagaagcagctggaggCTCTGCAGATGCagctggagctgatggagctggagAAGAAGGAGGCAGACGTGCGACTggagaaggcagagaagaagaatgtagagctggagaacagag tccacgagctgcaggtggagaccCAGAAAAACATCACCATGACGACCAGCACGGAACCCCCTCCCCCTGAACCTGGGGTTGCGCCGCCTCCTGCCCCTCCCCCACAgccgcctcctccacctcctcctccccctccaccccctcccccacctcccccctcgAGATGCAACCCCCTCAG ctcTCTGATCGCCATCATGAGGAAATCTTCAAAAGGCTCTAAAGCCTCAGTGAAGGCGGAGCAGCCTCCAG CTGCTGAGGGTGTGGACGAAGTGAAGTCAAAGGCGGTGAATGAAATGATGGAAAGGATCAAACACGGCGTCGTCCTGCGGCCTGTTAAGAGTCAGGAGAGCAAG cCTCCTCCAATCTGtgaggagaaacagcaggagagtgCCATGGAAGAGCTGAAAGGCATACtg GAGACGGTGAAGAGGAGCCCCAGCCGAGGATCTCAGGAGTCGGGGCCATCCCCACCTGGGAAGAAGGACAGCGAGCTGGAGGTGATCCTGAGACGCCGACGCAACAAAGCAGGGGAAGCTGGGTCTGGAG ATGAGCGGGACGGCCAGATGAGCCacgtctcctcctcagacagccTGAATGGGAGGCGCACCAGCAGCGACTCGGGCAAGGATCCAGAGGGGCCCGGTGGGCTGAACGTACCCTCCGATTCTGCTGGTCCCAGGATTAGCCTTGAGAGACGGGGGTCAGGACCGGGGCCCGTCGTGGCCAGGAGGAAGAGCTCAGACACCGGCAAAGAGCCCAGAGTGGGCTCCTGGCAGGAGAGGAGGTCCTGCAGCTCCCTGTCTGAGAAGGAGACGGCAGAGTCTCCGGTCAGCAACGGTTGCATCATCAG CGTGGTAGAGGCTGATCAGAATGAGAAGTGCGTCCAGTCAAACGGAGTGGAGCACGCCGAATCCGCTGAGGACGCACGCGCCGCCATCTGCACCAGCCCGGTCAATGGCAGCACTGACGCTGAGTGCTAG